GGCCAGATCAATGCATGTCTGACCTCACCGCAGCCACCTTCGGGGGCGGGAGGTCATGTGCCACGAACTGCAACGAAGAAGGAGGGAAGATTTGGACGCCTCAAGTCGGGTTTTAAGTGAACTTGCCAGTCGTGAGCAGGCGCTCGATGCACAAATCGAGTCGGCCCGCCAGGACGCTGCGCGTGAGATTGAGGCCGCCGAGGCCCAAGCTGCGCGCATTCTCAGGGAAGCTGGGGAGCAGATCAAAATGCTCACCGCCCAGCGCGAGCAGGAGATGGACGCCGAGTCGCAGCGCATTCACGCTGAGGCCCAGGCGCAGGCCAAGGAGGAGGTGCTGACGGCCCATACCCGTGCAGACGCCAAGATGGGGCAGGCGGTGGAAACTATCCTGCGGGCGGTGCTGCCGTGATCAACCCCATGCAGCAGATCGTCATTGCCACGCGCAAGCGCGGCAGCCGCGACGTGATCGAGGCGCTTCAGGATGTGGGCGTGCTGCATCTGGTGCCGGTGCAGGGGGGCGGCGTCTTGAGCGCTGGCCCCCTGACCGGCGAGGACGCCGAGTTCCGGCGTGAGAGCGAGCGCATGCTGGCCCGTGCCGAGACCACCCTGACTGAACTCGGCGCGGTGCGCCGCGCGGCAGGCGTGCTTCCCGCCGAGGAGGAGTGGCCTGCTCTCCTCGAAGAGGTGGCTGGCCCGGCTGCCGAACTGGCCCGGCGGCGGCAGGTTCTTGACGGCGACCTGGACGTGGCGCGCACTTACGGCCCCGCCGTCAAGGCGCTCAGCGAACTGTCGGGCGGTCTGGACCGCAGCCGCCGGGTTTCACTGGTGCCGTTTCTCTACCAGAAGCCTGAAGACCTCGGGGTGTTGCAGGCCGCCTTGCAGGGCAGTCTCGACGGACGTTTCGAGGTGGCGACCCGCCCACTTTCCGCCAGCGGTCTGGTGGGCGCGGTGGCGACCCTCAGCATTGACCGTGACGCGGCCCGCGCCGCCCTCGGGAAGGCCCGACTGGGCGAGCTGAGGTTGCCGGGCCGGTTCGACGGCCAGCCGATCAGCGAAGTTGACCTCGAACTGAGCCGTATTCAGCGTGAGGGCGCGTCACAGCGTGACGCCCTGGAACGTGAGCGGGTCAGTCTGGCCGAGCGCTTCGGCCCGGCACTCTTCGCCGTGCGTGACGCCCTGAGCGATCAGGTTGCCATTCACGACGTGCAGGGCATGAGCGCTCGCGGCAAGTACAGCCTGGTGATGCAGGGCTTCGTGCCCGACGACCGGGTTTCTGGCCTCAAGTCGGCGCTGGACCGCTTTGGCGACGCTGTGAGCTATGAGCTGCACCCGCTCGACTCGCACCACGCCGCCCACGTTCCCGTCGAACTCAAGAACACCCCCTACAGCAAGAACTTCGAGCTGGTCATGGGAATGTTGCCGCTGCCCCGCTACGGCAATTTCGATTCCACGGGCATCATCTCGTTTTTCTTCCCGCTGTTTTTCGGCTTCATCATTTCCGATATCGGCTACGGGCTGCTGTTCTTTATTGTCGGCACCTGGTTTGCCACCAAAGCCAGGCGCGGTGAGGGTTTTGATTTATCGGCGATGGGATCCTATCTCTCGCCCGAGGTGATGGGCAAGCTCGGCGTGATCATCCGCACCATGAGCACCTGGGCAATTTTCTGGGGATTTCTCGCGGGTGAATTTTTCGGCAACCTTGGCGAGCACCTGCACGTCTTTCACTTCAACCACGCGCTTGTTCAGAGCATCTGGGGTGTGAAGCTGGTCAGTCCTGATGAGGGTGGCCTGCTCCCGATTGTCTTCCCGCGCCTGGACGCCGGATTTACCAACACTGCCCTGATCACCACGCTGGTGGTCGGTATTGGGATGGTGCTGTGGGCCTGGCTGATCCGTGTGCAACTGGCCACCCGCCACGGCGACAAAACCCACCTCTGGGAAGCTGTCGGCATGCTCGGCGGTCTGACTGGGCTGATCAGCCTGGGCTTTCTGTCGCAGGGCGGCAACCAGCTCGTTAACGCCGCCATCTACAAGGATTTCAGCAGCCCGCTGCTGATCGTCATGTACATCGGCTTCGCCGTCTTTATTCTCGGCATGATCATGTCGCGCGTCTTCCTGATGATCATTGAGATTCTCGCGCAGGGCGGCAACATCATCAGCTTCGCCCGTCTGTTCGCCGTCGGGGTGGCCGGAGCCATTCTCGCCAACCTCGCCACTGATCTGGGTTGGGGCCTGTATGAGCGCATCGGCGTTCTCGGCATCATCGTCGGGGTGATTCTGGCGCTGGTGGTGCACGCCTTCATGCTGGCCATCACCATCATCGGTCACGTCTTGCAGCCGATCCGTTTGCATTTTGTCGAATTCCTGACGCCCACCGGCTACCACAACGAGTCCGGCGTGCCGTACAGCCCGCTGCGCCGCCTCAGTCCGGTCAGTCTCAAGAAATGATTTCTCACCTTCCTCTTCAGTCCCCGACGACCCCCATTCAAAGGAGTAACCGCATGACCAAGACCAACAAGATCGCCCTCGCCGCCCTCGCCCTCGCCCTGATCAGCACCGGCTTTGCCCAGACCGCTGTGGTCCCGGCCACCACCGCCGTCAACTCCAACGGCGGCCTGATTGCCGTCGGTGCAGGCCTGGCGCTGGGCCTCGGCGCTATCGGCACCGGTCTGGCCCAGGGCCGCATCGGTGCGGCTGCCGCTGGCGTCACCGCCGAGAATCCGGGCCGACTGGGCCTGATGCTGCTGTGGTTCGCCATCCCCGAAACCCTGGTGATCTTCGGTCTGGTGGGATTTTTCATTCTCTCAGGCAAGATCTAAGCGATGGCGCTCGATAAACTGCTCGAAAACGAGGCGCAGTCGGAGATCGAGCGCATCCGCGCTGAGGCGCGTGACCGCGCTGGAGCCATCGTCCGTGACGCGCAGGAAAAAGCCCAGAGCCTAATCGAGAGCCGTACGCGGTTGCTGGAAACCCAGATGCAGGCGTCTTTGACCCGCGCCCGCTCCTCTGCTGATCTGGAGCGCAGCGCTTCGCGGCTCAACGCAGGCGAGAACGGCATGAGCCGGGCTTTTCAGACGGCCCAGCACGAACTGCTGGCCGTGACCCGCGCGCCCGAATACAAGGACATCCTCTCGCGCCTAATTTATGAGGCCCGCGCTGTGGTGCCCAATGCCGAGGTGATCGAAGTGCATCCCAATGAGGCACACGTGGCCCGCGAGATCGTCACCGATCTGGAAATCCGCGAGAACTACGCGGTTCAGGGCGGCGTGCGGGTGGTCGCCAACGGCGGCAAGAGCGGCGTCACCAACACCTTGCAGGGCCGTCTAGAGCGGCTACGCGACTCGCTTGCTCCGCAGGTGAGCCGTATCCTCTCGGAAGGGTAAGGGAGGACGCTATGGCCGACGATTACGGCTACATCAATGCCCGCATTAAAATGATGCGGACCCAGCTCTTCGGTGAGCGCGCGCTCGAGGCCGCGCTCGGCGCGCAGAGCTATCCTGAATTTCTGCGGCTGCTGAGCGAGTCCGAGCTGTCGGGCGACCTCGCCGGGGCCACGGCCCAGGGCGCGGGCCTGCCGGAACTCGACCAGGGCCTCTCCAAGAATTTCTTCGAAAACGTGGATAAGGTCTACCGCCTCGCGGACGGCGACGCCAAGACCGAAATCGGCGTGCTGCTGCAAAAGTGGGACCTGGTCAACCTCAAGTCGATTGCCCGTGGCCTGACCAGCGGGCGCAGCGGTGAGCAACTCTCCGCGAGTCTGATTCCTGGCGGCACCATTCCGATGACCACCTTGCAGACGGCCTTGCAGGGCGGCGATCTCTCGGCGGCGGCCACCGCGCTGACCCTCACCGGTCATCCGCTGGCCCCAGCCTTCCGTGAGGGCGTCTCCGCCTACAGCGCCAGCAGTAAGCTGCTCGACCTGGAAATCGCGCTCGACCAGGCGTATTACCGCTACGCTTTGCGGGTCTCGCGCAACACCTCTCTGCGCCGCTACCTCTCGCAGGAAGTGGACGTGACCAATGCGCTGACCTCGCGCTCCCTGCGCGCAGCCCAGGGCGGCACCAACCCGGCGCTGTTCGTGGAAGGTGGGCGCAATATCGACGCCGGAACGTTTGCTCGCCTCACCGAGGGTGACCCCAGCGGTGCGGGCGAGATGGCCCCGATTCTGGAAGCGGTGGGTCCTGCCGAGGCCGAGCGGGCCGCCCGCGACATTCTCGATAATGCGGCCCGCAACGCCGCCGCTGGCGATCCGCTGGGCGTGGGCGTGGCGATCGATTACCTGCGCCGTAAGGAACAGGAGATCGCCAAACTCCGCTTAATCGGGCGCGGTAAGTTCTACAACGTGCCCAGCGAGCAGATCCGTCAGGAGGTGACCCAAGCATGAGCCAGCCGAGCAAGAACGCGGCAACGGCGCAGAGGGTGGTCGTGCTGGCCGACAACGAGACCGCCACCGGCTACCGTCTGGCCGGGGCGCATGTCGTGGAGGCCACCCCTGCCGACGCCCAGGCCAAGCTCGAAGAGCTGATCGTTGGGGGCGGCTACGGTCTGGTGGCGGTGGACACCGGCCTGATTGCCGACCCGGCGACCAGCACCGCCCGGATCATGCGTGGGCGCGATCTGCCGATCATCTTGCCGATTCCCAGTCTCAGCGACGCTTTTTCCACCGAACAGGTGGACGCCAAAGCCTACATGGGCAAACTGGTGCGCGAGACGATCGGCTTCGACATCAAACTGTAAGCGAGTCTGAGGGTTCTGAGGTCCAGGGGGCGGCGGCAGTGCCCGGTTACTGAAGGCACGGCGCTTTTCCCCTAGACTTTCAGACCTCTCAACGTTCTTTTAAGGAGTAACCATGACGCAACACAAGCAAGGCGTCATCGAGCGCATCGCCGGACCGGCCGTGATTGGCCGGAACATGTACGGCGCGAAGATGTTTGACATCGTTCGCGTCGGCGACGAGCGCTTGGTGGGCGAGATCATCCGGCTGGACGGCGACACCGCCTTCGTGCAGGTCTACGAGGACACCTCGGGCCTGACCGTCGGCGAGCCGATTGTCAGCACCGGCCTGCCGCTCTCGGTCGAGCTCGGGCCGGGGATGCTCAACGGCATCTACGACGGCATCCAGCGCCCGCTCGACAAGATCCGTGAGCAGTCCGGCGACTTCATCGCACGCGGCATCGAAGTCAGTTCGCTCGACCGCGACAGGAAGTGGCCCTTCACGCCCAGCGTGCAGGTCGGTGACGAGGTCACGGGCAGCGCCATTCTCGGCACCGTGCCGGAGTTCTCCTTTACCCACAAAATCCTGACGCCGCCTGACAAGAAGGGCCGCATCAAGAGCATCGTGGCGGCGGGCGACTACACCATCGACGACACCATCGCCGAACTCGAAGACGGCACCAAGCT
This portion of the Deinococcus rubellus genome encodes:
- a CDS encoding V-type ATPase subunit subunit G family protein; translation: MDASSRVLSELASREQALDAQIESARQDAAREIEAAEAQAARILREAGEQIKMLTAQREQEMDAESQRIHAEAQAQAKEEVLTAHTRADAKMGQAVETILRAVLP
- a CDS encoding V-type ATP synthase subunit I; amino-acid sequence: MINPMQQIVIATRKRGSRDVIEALQDVGVLHLVPVQGGGVLSAGPLTGEDAEFRRESERMLARAETTLTELGAVRRAAGVLPAEEEWPALLEEVAGPAAELARRRQVLDGDLDVARTYGPAVKALSELSGGLDRSRRVSLVPFLYQKPEDLGVLQAALQGSLDGRFEVATRPLSASGLVGAVATLSIDRDAARAALGKARLGELRLPGRFDGQPISEVDLELSRIQREGASQRDALERERVSLAERFGPALFAVRDALSDQVAIHDVQGMSARGKYSLVMQGFVPDDRVSGLKSALDRFGDAVSYELHPLDSHHAAHVPVELKNTPYSKNFELVMGMLPLPRYGNFDSTGIISFFFPLFFGFIISDIGYGLLFFIVGTWFATKARRGEGFDLSAMGSYLSPEVMGKLGVIIRTMSTWAIFWGFLAGEFFGNLGEHLHVFHFNHALVQSIWGVKLVSPDEGGLLPIVFPRLDAGFTNTALITTLVVGIGMVLWAWLIRVQLATRHGDKTHLWEAVGMLGGLTGLISLGFLSQGGNQLVNAAIYKDFSSPLLIVMYIGFAVFILGMIMSRVFLMIIEILAQGGNIISFARLFAVGVAGAILANLATDLGWGLYERIGVLGIIVGVILALVVHAFMLAITIIGHVLQPIRLHFVEFLTPTGYHNESGVPYSPLRRLSPVSLKK
- a CDS encoding V-type ATP synthase subunit K, producing MTKTNKIALAALALALISTGFAQTAVVPATTAVNSNGGLIAVGAGLALGLGAIGTGLAQGRIGAAAAGVTAENPGRLGLMLLWFAIPETLVIFGLVGFFILSGKI
- a CDS encoding V-type ATP synthase subunit E: MALDKLLENEAQSEIERIRAEARDRAGAIVRDAQEKAQSLIESRTRLLETQMQASLTRARSSADLERSASRLNAGENGMSRAFQTAQHELLAVTRAPEYKDILSRLIYEARAVVPNAEVIEVHPNEAHVAREIVTDLEIRENYAVQGGVRVVANGGKSGVTNTLQGRLERLRDSLAPQVSRILSEG
- a CDS encoding V-type ATPase subunit; translation: MADDYGYINARIKMMRTQLFGERALEAALGAQSYPEFLRLLSESELSGDLAGATAQGAGLPELDQGLSKNFFENVDKVYRLADGDAKTEIGVLLQKWDLVNLKSIARGLTSGRSGEQLSASLIPGGTIPMTTLQTALQGGDLSAAATALTLTGHPLAPAFREGVSAYSASSKLLDLEIALDQAYYRYALRVSRNTSLRRYLSQEVDVTNALTSRSLRAAQGGTNPALFVEGGRNIDAGTFARLTEGDPSGAGEMAPILEAVGPAEAERAARDILDNAARNAAAGDPLGVGVAIDYLRRKEQEIAKLRLIGRGKFYNVPSEQIRQEVTQA
- a CDS encoding V-type ATP synthase subunit F encodes the protein MSQPSKNAATAQRVVVLADNETATGYRLAGAHVVEATPADAQAKLEELIVGGGYGLVAVDTGLIADPATSTARIMRGRDLPIILPIPSLSDAFSTEQVDAKAYMGKLVRETIGFDIKL